The Triticum aestivum cultivar Chinese Spring chromosome 6D, IWGSC CS RefSeq v2.1, whole genome shotgun sequence genomic sequence tttgtttcttgaaggaccaagacacaagagatctaccaaaaaattgacaagtacccgaagtggactttctatcagccttgtctccggcatagtccgagtcggagtagccaacaagatcgaaagaagacctcttaggataccaaatgccaaagtttggtgtatgaattaagtatctcactatccttttcacggctttaagatgacattctttaggggccgcttgatatcgtgcacacatgcacacaattagcataatatcgggacgggaggcacatacaTATATAACAATTAACCACTTATAgacggtaaaccttttggtcaaccggtttgccatctttagtcaagtcaagatgtccactagtaggcatgggtgtttccatacctttgctttcttgcatattgaacttcttgaataagtccttggtatactttgtttgggaaacaaagataccttccttagtttgcttgatttgcaaaccaaaaaagaatttgagttcactcatcatagacatctcaaacttctccgacattagccttccaaacttttcactaaaatgagggttagtcgaaccaaatatgatatcatccacataaatttggcacacaaataattcatcattAACCCTtgtagtaaaaagtgtagaatcaattttcccaatttcaaagcctttttcaataagaaatttggtcaagcatttataccatgctctaggagcttgtttaagaccataaaaagattcgtgaagtttgtaaacatgattaggtttcttgggattaacaaagccgagaggttgtttaacatagacttcctcctcaatttcaccatttagtaaagcacttttaatgtccatttggtataacatgatatcatggtgattggcataagcaagtaagatccgtatggactcaagtctagcaacgggggcatatgtctcaccattgtccatacctttgacttgagtgtagccttgggagacgagacgagccttgttgcgtacaacttgtccatcctcatcttgcttattccgaaacacccacttggttccaatgacattttggttgttgttcggcttttctaccaatgtccacacttgattcctctcgaaattttgtagctcttcatgcatggcgttcacccaatccagatcatcaagagcttcttcaaccttcataggttcaatactagaaatgaatgagtaatgttcacaaaagttagccaaacgagttttagagcgagtaattctcccggtttgaatatcattaaagatttgttcgacgggatggtctcttgagactcttgctctaactcgtgagagcttttgtttgggtcggggtggaacatcctcttcattgtcttcttcttgttcttcttcattgttgttggcgttgttattctcttgtggaggtggagaaggacgtcgatgaggttcatcttgttgcacttcctcgtttccttcattttgacgtgttccacttgtggatgcctccaagtcaacttgtggttcaccttgtcgtgaagttgagacttccacttgaacggacgaggtactctccttcacctccgttggacgaatcttgccaatggacaagtcttgaattgctttcgaagggtctttgtctcctacatcaattggcaattgctctacttgcgagccgttagattcatcaaacttcacatctaccgtctcttcagcctttcaggtgaaattgttgtagacacggtaagtgtgagagtttgagccataaccaagtaggaaaccttcatgagatttaggggcaAATTTCGAACGACGCTGCTTATCAAGAATgaagcactttgagccaaatactcgaaagtatccaatttggggtttgttactggtaagaagctcgtatgccgtcttgccgagaagcttgtgGAGATATAgtcaatttgttgcatgacaagctgtctcaaccgcttccgcccaaaagtgttttggcgtcttgtattcatcaagcatcattcttgccatctcaaaaagtgtccggttctttctctcaacaactccattttgttgaggtgtgtacgtagccgagaactcatgtgaaatcccttcttcgtcaagaaaggtatccacattggcgttcttgaactccgttccgttgtcgctccgaaccttcttgatctttacttcaaattgattttgggccttcctgatcttttggacctgcgatttatcatcaaaaaagaacacccacgtaaatcttgaaaaatcatcaacaatgaccaatccgaacgagttaccaccgagacttgtaggcgttgggaccaaaaagatccatatgaagtagctcgagtggtcttctcgtggtcatgatgttcttcacgggatgagttcctccaacttgttttcctgcttgacaagcactgcaaagtctatccttgtcaaatataacatctttaataccaagtatatgatcacctttaataagcttatcaagatttcgcatgcccacgtgacctaaccttctatgccacaaccaacctttagaagatttagcaattaagcaagttctaggttgagctcttttagtgaagtcaacaatgtatagatcacctctacatatacccggtaaagaccatattatgattatctcttcgaaacacttggcaatctacttaagtaaataggacattgaaaccgaaatcggctagtctagatacggaaagtaaattatagccaagagattcaacgagcataacattttggatggagctgtcatgtgagatagccaccttaccaaggccaagcaccttaccctttgagttatcaccaaaagtgacatactttcggggATCATTATTTTTAGCAAGCTCTCGAAACacatccttgtctccggtcatgtgatcggtacatccactatcaagaacccattcctttcctccagccatgtaaccacgaaggttagccataagaccaaagtgtctcattgactcatcaagatcaaagtcattatcatcatcctcgtcataaTATCCAtgtcaacatcgtcttgtgattgatcatcacctagagagagtgattcattagatttatgaccatgacaatgtgcatctttatgaattctaatgacttgagaaatgatgctactaatgactccaacgtctcctttggcacgcatgaggtcacgaagctcaaatagacaatcaccaaatttAGGACCACTAGgatgcattttatgaaaagcaatggacttttgaagtatctcatctagattttttgaggaatagtttggaaagcactcctcaagatatctccatatggtataagcacattcaaatgtagtcaagcacacaagcaaatttctagtcaatcctctaatgataagatcaatAACTCTAAGGTTGTgggtcatgtcaagatactcatcgggggtaggatgcaagggatcaatgggaggcgcacaagggctagtaatatacttgttcaaattatattcattgaaaatctcaagcatctcatttttccaagcactatagaactctccatcaagcattggcactctacgtctaatactctCAATCATAGACTCAtgcatcttcctccaatggtgattaaaccaaagctatggagaccaaagctctgataccaattgaaaggatcgagaagaggtgtctaccAGGGGGGGGGgagtgattagaccctcaacaagcaaaagtagcagtttttaagttcttcaagttgaggtggagttttagcacaagtttaagcattcacaatacatttcaagcaagcatggcaagagtatgagcagcggaaagagtaaagcatgctaattgcaagaaagtaaagggatgggattggagtgtgcaaacgcaattaagacacggagatttttgccgtcgttccaataggtggtgctatcgtacatccacgttgatggagacttcaacccacgaaaggtaacggttgcgcgagtccatcggagggctccacccatgaagggtccacgaagaagcaaccttgtctatcccaccatggccatcgctcacaaaggacttgcctcactcgggtagatcttcacgaagtaggcgatctccttgccgttacaaactccttgcttcaactccacaatcttgtcggaggctcccaagtgacacctaaccaatttaggagacaccactctccaaaaggtaatagatggtgtgatgatgatgaactccttgctcttgtgcttcaaatgatagtgtccccaacactcaactctctctctctctcacacagatttggctatggtggaaagatgatttgagtgaaaggcaacttggggaagactagagatcaagattcttgtggttggattggaatgtcttggtctcaacacatgagtaggtggttctctctcagaaaatgagtagtggaagtgtaggcatgttctgatgtctCTCTCTTGAATGGAGaagtggtggaggggtatatatggcctccacacaaaatccaaccgttacacacatttgacccaactcggtcagaccgaatagaagaactcggtgagaccgatttagttcaaaatgtgaacgttaggaatctcgatgggaccgacatgatcaactcggtgggaccgatgtgttagggttagggcaaaaccttatctcggtgagactgattgcatgaactcggtgagaccgatttcagcaaagagcaaacagagagttggtcaagcaaactcggtgggaccgattgcacatttcggtgagaccgaaataattacaacatgtaacagagagtttgcaaggccatctcggtgaaaccgagatcccgatcggtgagaccgaattgtctaAGGTTTCTGTCAGTGGctaggtcaaatgaactcggtgccgccggatagatcaaatcggtggggtcgagtttgacttctggttttggacatatgtgaaaatgagaaagtggttgagggtttttggagcaatatcactaagcagtttgagcaagtagaccattaagcaacacctcatccccttttaatagtattggctttcctatggactcaatgtgatcttggatcactaaaatgaaaatgaagagtcttgagcttttgccaatctttgtccttagcattttgaaggggttccacatcctctcgtcattgccacgccattgttgaactcatctgagatatactagataaaagtattagtccaacaagagatatgttgacattaattaccaaaaatcgcccagagagcacttgtgctttcacctagCCGCCGCCGGTCCAAGTTCttccctccttcctcccccctcctcgccgccgcctgatCCCGCTGGCGGGCAAAGCCCtagcggcgtgggcggcggcgaggcTTCCTCTCTCCTCCGCGCAGTGGTGGATGGCGCGGGCCAGCACCGTCGGGTGGGGGCGCTGCGCTGCGTGGGGCGTGGCTGCGTTTGGCGGCGAGCTCGCTGGCGTGGAAGGCCACGTCGGAGATGGTGGGGTGTGCCGGGCGTGGCGGCGCCAATTCGGGGCAGTCGAGACCTCCGGCTGCTCAGCTGCGTAAGGCAACGCGGGGAGATGGCAGCGACTTGGCTGGGGCGCCGCGCGGGGTGTTGGCCGGGGTGGTGCTCCCCAGCATGCTCTGGTGCGAAGCTGGTGGTGAGCCCTGTGCTTGGCAAGGAAGCGGTGGGGCGGGGCTGCCTCTGATCTGGCGGCGCCGTGCTGTTGGCTTCCTGGTGGTTGCGTGCCCGGTGTGGTTGCTGCTCCGGTCGTGGGTGGCCCCACGACAGCTTGGCAGGTTGGCTGCGGCAGCGGCTAGCATGTTTCGGCGTCAGCTCGTCCGTACGCGGCTTGTGTCGGCCTTCGATCCCTCTCCTCGTCGTCCGGGCGTTACTTTCGTCGAAGGGTTGGCcctctcccagctgcggtccatcGCTCATCTCACGGCCGGTgttgcaggaccgagctcgtctcgcgcccggtgctgcaggacgggtcgatggaggtcagttttggccggcctattgggtctcggcgcTGGGGGCCGCCCAGGGGTGTGAAAGGCGGGGCCTTTctgctcgtctctttggttggggtagcggcgggtctcgggtgaggtggtgtcaaggtcttggatgacGGGGCGGCAGCCTAGGTGGTGTTAGCGCGGTGCTCATGGCCAGAGCCCGTGGCTCGGTCTGCCCGGTGGCCATAGCCGTGTGGGCAGCGTGCTAgctggggtgtggcgttcggtagcggtgagtgttggccgggtGAAAacctctatcttcggacggaccggcggcagcgaagctcgttcccttcttgaaggcgttgtcgcggctctcattgcccgtcgtgttgctcctctgatcctcggatcgggaggtggtggcgctccggtgtcgtaaccttcctgaaggcgcccccttggagcccacggttcgtcgtATGCAGCTTCATATCTTCGCGGTGGCGTGTTCACGGTTGAAGGCCCCGGTTGCTCTTGTAGTCCTAGGGGTGGTGTTGCCGCTCTCAGCACCAATGTATCCTGcgttgggtgtgtgcgtgtgttgtgttgGCGTGTGTTTGTACCGGGTTGTTGAtgattgttgctttatatataaagcagggcgaaagccttttttggtaaATCTTTAATTTCAATGAAATCTTAAACTTCTATATATATTGATCTTGCAAGACCGTACCAGTATTAATACCATCAGTCTACATGATATTATGGTAAAACTACCAGGATTTATTAGCTTCTACCGAAACGAGTCGTCATCACCTGATAGGTTGGCCACCATCAACCTCTGAACCAAATGAATCCAATAAAATTTCATTCTTGTTGGGTCTGGCCTGGCCGCCCTAAGTATCTCCCCCATGCCATGACTTGACTTAACCATAttctccctctgtaaactaatataagagtgtttagattactaaaatagtgatctaaacacttttatattagtttacggagggagtactatatgaaTAAGCAGTCCAGACGGATATAGGTGACGCTCAGTCCCTCACTATTTAGCACATCTAATTACCATTTGTTGTTTATAAACAAACAGGTATAACAAGCCACTTCAGTCTTCGGTCCGTGCCGTGACTAATGGAACATTATGGGCTCTAAAGCGGGAGGATTTCCGGGGAATTCTGATGTCAGAATTTTCAAACATACCATCACTGAAGTTGCTCCGATCTGTACAACTGTTTACAAGATTGACAGTGCTTCAGCTAAGTCAACTTGCCGACTCACTTGTTGAGGTATCATTTGCAGATGGACAAGTAATAGTAGACAAGGTATACTGCCTGAAAATTGTTTTTTTAATGAAATGGAAGCTTTTATTGATTGTTTGCACCATATCAGGGAGATATAATCACAAAAGAGTTAACTCCCCACCTCTGCATCTGCAATGCACACGGCCAAAAGAAAACATATCGGCATGCTCTTTTGCAAACTTATGGGATCCTTGAATAGTTATtaattgtttcttttctttttcaggaTGATGACGTCTCTTCTCTATATATTATTCAAAGAGGCCATGTGAGACTTACAGTAGCAGCTGATAGGTTAAATTCAGATTCGTGGGATCTTCTTAGTACTCACGGAAAGCAAGTCCAACAGAGTCAAGAAAGTGGTAATTATGTGGTTGAGATAGATGAGGGAGGTCACTTTGGAGAGTGGGCTCTCATTGGAGAGACTATCACATTTACTGCTAGCTCAGTTGGTGATGTGATCTGTTCTACTATAGCAAAAGAGAAATTTGATTTAATTGTTGGGTCCTTGCCTAAACCATCACAGGCTGATTCCAAGTACTGTACATGTAACATATTTTTCATAGTCACCCAGGAGATGTTTCTCAGCCACTGAGCTTATCATTTCACGACATATATGCAGGCTTAAAAGTTCTCTTATCCCAAAGGAGAACCAGCATTGTGCGGATGACGATTTGCCCTTCAGGAGGGTTCAGCTATCTGATTTGGTAGGGGGTTAGTATTTCAATTTCTTTTCTCTAATGTCAATGTTTCTATCAGGGGAAAGATTTGGTCAGATCATTGCTGATGCATGGCTCTATATATGTTCACAGGAATGGAAGGAGTGCATATATGCCGCTGATTGCAGCGAGATCGGTCTTGTCCAAATTAGAGGCTCTGGTATGATGATGAATTCAGCTTGGCTGTCCTTTGTTATCAGATGTATCAATTTTCTAACAGCCATACATGACTTTTAGCTAATCGTGTTCTGTTTCCTTTGTGCTAACCATCAACCAGACAAGATGAAAAGCTTCAAAAGGTTCTACATTAAGAGGGTAAATGATCTCCGTAAGGAaaagcaggtgtttcaggagaaaGACATGATGAAAACTTTGAGCAAATCAGCTTGTGTGCCAGAAGTTTTATGTACTTGTGCGGATCAATCATACCTTGGAATACTGCTGAATTGTTGCCTTTGTTGCTCACTGGCTTCAATACTTAATGCACCACTAAGTGAGTCATCCGCACGATTCTATGCAGCTTCAGTTGTTGTTGCTCTAGAAGAACTTCATCGGGTAAGATTTTCATTTTCTGCACTTGAGAGACTAATAGGGCAGCcgggtgcatgtagctcccgcttgcgcagggtccggggaagggtcagACCATTTTGTGTCTTTTCTGCAGACATTAAAAAAAACTGTATTATGTTTCATATTATGAGCTTATCTACAATATGCATCTAAGTATGTACAATATTTCAGAGGTCTATTCTTTACAGAGGTGTTTCAGCAGATATTCTTATGCTCGACCGATCGGGATATCTGCAGGTGATTATCTGACCTTAAGGTATCTGGTGATAGAACTACCATTTGTTGCAGAGAATGTTCATGTTTCTAATAAGCACTTTTTGAGGAATGTAAAACTAACACACATGTTCATCTAGCCCTAAGACCATAGCATACAAATATATAATCCTTCTTCGACCAGGACAAATCTTGATTGTTGCGTAGTTTCTAATTTACTAAATTGACATTTCATGTGACAGGAGAGCAGATAGCATCGCTGTTCTAATGATAAAAATGTATTTATGTGTGACAGATAGTTGACTTCAGGTTTGCGAAGAAGTTGGAAGGTGAAAGGACTTACACAATATGTGGCATCGCTGACTCTCTACCTCCAGAGATTGTTCTTGGCAGGGGGCATGGGTTTACTGCTGACTGGTAAGTGGTTATCTACCCCCATTTTTGTGTAAGACCTTCCAAATTATGCGTGCTGTGAATTATTGTTGTCATGGATGTCTTTGTTGTTGTCATTGTTGCCGTCGGTGTCAGTGCCGACATGCCCATTTTCCTCTAGAAGGTGCTTTCAGTGCCGAAAACACAGCAGATGGAGACATATAAAAACCTAATCTCTCCCAAGAAGCAAGATTGAAGTAGATACGAAATTACAAATTCTCTTCAGGAAAGAATGCACATTAATATTTTTTGCACTACATTCTTCAGCTGGAAAGCTATGAGTTTGCGATTTGTATGTATATCTATAGTTCTGTAAACATTAACCAATCGTTATTTTGCTTTTGTATGATCAGGTGGGCGCTTGGAGTATTGATTTATTTCATGCTGCAATCAGACATGCCATTTGGGTCCTGGAGGGAGAGCGAGCTAGAACCTTTCGGTAAGATTGCGAAAGGTCGCCTAATTATACCATCAGCTTTCAGTGTGGAAGTTGGTGACCTTATAACCAAGGTTGTACCCGCGGTCCAATGTTTGTACTTTCATTGTTCATATATATCTTTGACCTTATTTGTTCTATGTGCAATAAGGCAACTCAATTTTGTGGTTTCTCTGGCCAGCTACTTGTGGTAGATGAAAATACACGCCTTGGAGCCACAGGTGCTGACGCTGTGAAGGAACATCCCTGGTTTGATGACATTGACTGGAAACAAATAGCAGATGGCACTTCAAGAGTACCTCAAGAAATCTCTAATCGCATCGACATATATGTAGAAACTCTTCAGCAGGATTTAACAGTGCCCCCTTCCATCCTGACTGAAGATCCTGCTGATATGACTACTCCAGAGTGGATCAAAGATTGGTAATTTCAGATGAATGCTGACAGATTGCTGGTGCTATTTAAGAAAACTTCTTTTGATTTTTTGCGAGCATTTTCATATCTTGTGAAAACAAGATATCTAGATGATTAAACGTAGCGAAGTTTTGTCAAAAAGATAAATGGTCAAGCTGCAATCATTTCTTTAGTGCCCATCAAAACGAGAAAATAGTGATAAATTGGTTTCTAATAAGGCACCAACATTGGATTGTAAGGTGGCTAATAATCCATATGATACATATGTATGGATATCCGTCTTTCATTTGTTAATTATTTTGCAATTTTCATCTTTTGCTATCCATCTGTGTGATTTTGTTAAAAAAATTACGAGAAAAAACAAGAGCCGTGTGTCCGAAGGTACTTGGTTGTAACTTGTGCTCTTTATGTAAGACGAGGATTCAACATGGGTGGCTGGTGGCGGCTCTTGTGTGATGAGGCAAGCTTTGCCATGAAGGTGGCGGAGGGCAGCCTTCCTGGAGTGAAGCCAATGAGTGGGGTGAAGGCTTCAGGGCGCCTCCCCGATATTCTCCCTGTATCTTCGTAAAGCCCTTTGAGGTATTGGTGGGGGCTCGGTGGGGGCTTGATGCCCATCGCCTTCCTTGAGCATGCTCTTCAAGCGTTGTGCAGCTAATGATGATGGTGTCGACGAGGAAGGCGCCGAGCTATCGAAGCGGGTATCCATGATGTTCCTGGCAATGATGATGACTGGTATGTTGTCCCACCTACATCAAAGGTATGTATGGTAGTGTGCCCGGAATATTGTTGTCCCCCCACGTGCTCCTCGCGTGACCTTCAAGGGTCACACCTTGGTGTAGAGCCTCCGAGACATTTGTCGCCTGGGTTGCGAATTTGCGGAGGTGGCTCATGTACTCCCATGGGGTCGTCTTCTCTGCCCCCAGGTGGTGATAGGGTGTGCCTGCATGGGATGAAGTGAGATGGAATCTCCCATGACATTTTTGATAGTTGGTTTCTTGAGCTTGCCCAGGAAGAGCATTTCCTTGACACCCCCCCCCCCTGCGAGGGGCTTACTTGGTTGTTCGGGCTTCCGCTGGCGACGGAGGTAGCTTGCAAAACAATAGCAGGGCAGCCTTGGGCTCGCTTCCTTCTTCATCTCGATGGCTTAGGGGCTACCTTGGCGCCTTGCCCTGCGGTGCTCGAGCGCTCAAAGTGACTTCTTCAAGCTATGAGGACCATTGTGCCGGCTTATGTTTGCCTTTTGGGGGCGAATAATCTTCCTTGCTACATGGTGCTGGGTAATGTTGCATGGAAAGCAAACatttttctacgcacacgcaagatctatccattgagatgcatagcaacgagggggagagtatgtctacgtaccctcgtagacagtaagCAGAAGcctttaacaacgcggttgatgtagtcgaacttctttgcgtTCCAACCAatcgagtaccaaacgtacgacacctccgcgttcagcacacgttcagctcgatgacgtcctccaccttcttgatccaacaagacggcgagtgttggggaacgtagcatttcaaaaaatttgcctacgatcacgcaagatctatctaggagaagcatagcaacgagcgggagagtgtgtccacgtaccctcctagaccgaaagcggaagagtttagtaacgcggttgatgtagtcgaacatcttcgcgatccaaccgatccaagtaccgaacgtacgacacctccgcgttcagcacacgtttagctcgatgacgtccctcgagctcttgatccagttgaggccgagggagagttccgtcagcacgacgacgtggtgacggtgatgatgaagttaccggcgcagggcttcgcctaagcactacgacgatatgaccgaggtgtgtaattgtggaggggggcaccgcacacggttaagacaaatcttggtgtgtctttggggtgccccctccccacatatataaaggaggaagggaggaggaggccggcctaggaggaagcgcgcgaaggggggcaatcctactccaagtaggtttggcccccctttcctattcctactaggaggaggaaagagaaggaggggagaaggaaagagggggccggcccccaaaccctaaaccaattcggtttgggcctaggggggcgcccacACCTTGCTTGCtgccctctttctccactaggccccaataaggcccatagactccccggggggttctggtaacctcccggtactccgaaaaatacccgatacacttcggaacctttccggtgtccgaatataaccttccaatatatcaatctttatgtctcgaccatttcgagactcctcgtcatgtccgtgatctcatccgggactccgaacaaccttcggtacatcaaatcacataagtcataatacaaatcgtcatcgaacgttaagcgtgcggaccctacgggatcgggaactatgtagacatgaccgagacacatctccggtcaataaccaatagcggaacctggatgctcatattgtctcctacatattctacgaagatctttatcggtcaaaccgcataacaacatacgttgttccctttgtcatcggtatgttacttgcccgagattcgatcgtcggtatctcaatacctagttcaatctcgttaccggcaagtctctttactcgtttcgtaatgcatcatcccgtaactaactcattagtcacattgcttgcaaggcttatagtgatgtgcattactgagggcgcccagagatacctctccgatacacggag encodes the following:
- the LOC123144421 gene encoding protein phosphatase 2C and cyclic nucleotide-binding/kinase domain-containing protein isoform X5 — translated: MHVLRLLLSPIVSGCSMKLSGSTHTVLKVSLQPSQQVVELVGSESPSITSLNPNNQRSRHDLSRARLRAIESSLENGQLWTPPSPSHRKTWEEQAHIERILHDHFLFRKLTDSQHNVLLDCMQRVEATPGDIVVQQGGEGDCFYVVGNGEFEVLAMQEEDGKEVTKVLHRYTADKLSSFGELALMYNKPLQSSVRAVTNGTLWALKREDFRGILMSEFSNIPSLKLLRSVQLFTRLTVLQLSQLADSLVEVSFADGQVIVDKDDDVSSLYIIQRGHVRLTVAADRLNSDSWDLLSTHGKQVQQSQESGNYVVEIDEGGHFGEWALIGETITFTASSVGDVICSTIAKEKFDLIVGSLPKPSQADSKLKSSLIPKENQHCADDDLPFRRVQLSDLEWKECIYAADCSEIGLVQIRGSDKMKSFKRFYIKRVNDLRKEKQVFQEKDMMKTLSKSACVPEVLCTCADQSYLGILLNCCLCCSLASILNAPLSESSARFYAASVVVALEELHRRSILYRGVSADILMLDRSGYLQIVDFRFAKKLEGERTYTICGIADSLPPEIVLGRGHGFTADWWALGVLIYFMLQSDMPFGSWRESELEPFGKIAKGRLIIPSAFSVEVGDLITKLLVVDENTRLGATGADAVKEHPWFDDIDWKQIADGTSRVPQEISNRIDIYVETLQQDLTVPPSILTEDPADMTTPEWIKDW